A genome region from Nocardia sp. NBC_01730 includes the following:
- a CDS encoding lipase family protein produces MGSRILRLTAALTGTLIVVGGGAISAPHAWTQPAADAAADFYVPPASLPQGAGTVVRTEPARLALSIPGPTGAIPATSTRMMYVSSDTHDAPTAAVGTYLEPAQPWTGPGERPLIAYAVGTKGQGDQCAPSKLLSQFVQYQPPLDLMVEYDVLALYTLLARGMAVVVTDYQGLGTPAIHDYLNRKSQAHAVLDSARAALRLPGTSLSPNAPVILYGYSQGGMASAGAAELQPSYAPDLNVRGAYVGGPVVDDEYFIGFNDGRASIAPAFAWILNGIAADYPATRPVLDAELNDTGKAILREAQDKCAVPIGLAQQHQFTSQWTTSGQSLIDVINQSPALRTAFDQQRVGTLTPSAPVLVAAAVNDEGAPFTPIRDMAAGWCGGGATVQLDSNAQIPTVISGLAPTHVLAFFPALAASQQWLTDRLADQPAPTNCTNLP; encoded by the coding sequence GTGGGGAGCCGAATACTCAGATTGACCGCAGCTTTGACGGGAACCCTCATCGTGGTCGGAGGCGGGGCGATCTCCGCACCACACGCATGGACGCAGCCTGCCGCGGACGCCGCCGCTGATTTCTACGTACCACCGGCGTCGCTGCCGCAGGGAGCGGGCACCGTCGTCCGCACCGAACCGGCTCGGCTGGCGCTGTCGATTCCCGGACCGACCGGAGCGATCCCGGCGACGTCGACGCGCATGATGTATGTCAGCAGCGATACCCACGACGCGCCGACCGCGGCGGTGGGAACATATCTGGAACCGGCTCAGCCGTGGACAGGACCGGGAGAGCGCCCGCTGATCGCGTACGCGGTCGGCACGAAGGGGCAAGGCGATCAGTGCGCGCCCTCGAAACTGCTTTCACAGTTCGTCCAGTACCAGCCTCCGCTCGACCTGATGGTCGAATACGACGTGCTGGCGCTCTATACGCTGCTGGCCCGCGGCATGGCGGTAGTGGTGACCGACTACCAGGGCCTCGGCACGCCCGCGATTCACGACTATCTCAACCGGAAATCGCAAGCCCACGCGGTACTGGACTCCGCGCGTGCCGCGCTGCGGTTGCCCGGCACCAGCCTCAGTCCCAACGCGCCGGTCATTCTCTACGGGTACTCACAAGGCGGCATGGCCTCGGCCGGCGCGGCCGAACTGCAACCGAGCTACGCCCCCGATCTGAACGTGCGCGGCGCCTACGTCGGCGGGCCAGTGGTGGACGACGAGTACTTCATCGGATTCAATGACGGCCGAGCCTCCATCGCACCCGCCTTCGCGTGGATACTCAACGGCATCGCCGCCGACTATCCGGCCACCCGCCCGGTGCTCGACGCTGAACTCAACGACACCGGCAAGGCGATCTTGCGCGAAGCTCAGGACAAATGCGCCGTCCCGATCGGACTGGCGCAGCAACATCAGTTCACGTCCCAATGGACTACCAGCGGACAATCTCTCATCGACGTGATCAATCAGTCGCCGGCGTTGAGAACAGCATTCGACCAGCAGCGGGTCGGCACTCTCACCCCGTCGGCGCCGGTGCTCGTCGCCGCGGCCGTGAACGATGAGGGAGCGCCGTTTACACCCATCCGCGACATGGCCGCCGGTTGGTGCGGTGGTGGCGCGACTGTTCAGCTGGACTCGAACGCCCAGATTCCCACCGTCATTTCCGGATTGGCGCCGACCCATGTACTGGCCTTCTTCCCGGCACTGGCGGCCTCGCAGCAGTGGTTGACCGATCGGCTCGCGGACCAGCCTGCCCCGACCAACTGCACAAACCTGCCCTAG
- a CDS encoding protein kinase domain-containing protein → MGSHDLEGTQRDLSFGIAAELAAAGFDDAQEIGRGGFGVVYRCVEHSLDRAVAVKVLDSEVTEDERARFLREQRALGRFSAHPHIVQVLRADVTTTGKPYLAMPFHAQGSLQSRIRAKGPLPWQEVLSVGVKIAGALAAAHTGGIVHRDVNPANILMTDYGEPQLADFGIARIGGAFETAAGLVAGTPAFTAPEVLRGGEPTVAADNYSLGATLFCLLTGHAAFERRQGESVVAQFVRVTTEPVPDLRRSEVPALLCVAIESAMAGDPAERPATAREFGDRLRNIEFSSGLAVNSMVLPASEVTGGPEIGVEPAPTPPPLSVQTALATPLTRYRPPEPSRQPVQRRRLLDILRQGEPRRLVLIHGPAGFGKSTLAAQWVDSLASDGVRVAWLSVDLDDNNVVWFLSHVIEAIRRVHPEVAADLAQILEERSSDATQYVVATLIDEIHNHGETVALVVDDWHRVTSPVTVAAMEFLLDRGCHHLQMIVTSRSRKGLPLGRMRVRDELVEIDAAGLRFDDVETAAFVAGVNDLSLAAEEIQHLRASTEGWAAAVQLASLSLRGRDDPGAYISQISGRHYAIGEYLMENVIDTLEPNMLEFMTRTSVPERISGELAEALAGVTGGQELLEEVRQRDLFLRAIDDELRWFRYHALFADFLRRRLVQQHPGLLEELHSTACEWFADHGMVTEAVDHALAANAPDRAVELVDAHAEELLETGRMATLLGLVAKLPDSLTVQNPGLQVKIAWANTALQRLDVATTVLDRADAVLAEAPADDDQSNETRVESALARTCAAVVVDQPVRVPESVLVLAREPLRPYMAGAIAMMAMGSALHRFEFDEVYRWHRWFEPYRNRVRGPFAVMYCDCVAGMAASEQLDLAAAESYFRTALSLALQTGRQSYSTRLASALLGELLYEKGQFIEAEELLDVGLAVEGGGVEFLLAAYGTGARLAGVRGDLDTARHRLDEGAAIAAMVPILRLAARMVNERIRLLLPIADIDRRALEQLAPYTVQPDVASAVASELAQGSAIRLLLAERTSVAAELACRRAEQLVREIARQDRPRALLHAELLRGCCLSATGQTLRAAELLAPVLSRCAELRLVRPVVDAGHQLQPVIETLYVTTKSETPPPQFLRQVSAEFEQVPLSCGRQSEDEPSQ, encoded by the coding sequence GTGGGCAGCCATGATCTCGAAGGGACGCAGCGCGACCTGAGTTTCGGTATCGCCGCGGAATTGGCTGCGGCGGGATTCGATGATGCACAGGAGATCGGTCGCGGTGGTTTCGGTGTGGTGTATCGGTGCGTCGAGCACTCGCTCGACCGTGCGGTGGCGGTGAAGGTTCTCGATTCCGAGGTCACCGAGGACGAGCGGGCTCGTTTCCTGCGCGAGCAGCGGGCCCTCGGCCGGTTCTCCGCGCATCCGCACATCGTGCAGGTGCTGCGAGCCGACGTCACCACAACCGGCAAGCCCTACCTCGCGATGCCGTTTCACGCACAGGGATCACTGCAGTCGCGGATCCGGGCGAAGGGGCCGCTGCCATGGCAGGAAGTGCTGTCGGTCGGAGTGAAGATCGCCGGTGCGCTGGCGGCCGCGCACACCGGCGGCATCGTGCACCGCGACGTCAATCCCGCCAACATCCTGATGACCGACTATGGCGAGCCGCAGCTGGCCGATTTCGGCATCGCGCGCATCGGCGGTGCATTCGAGACCGCTGCCGGGCTGGTGGCGGGGACCCCGGCGTTCACGGCTCCCGAGGTGCTCAGGGGCGGGGAGCCGACGGTGGCCGCCGACAACTACAGCCTGGGCGCGACGCTGTTCTGTTTGCTGACCGGCCACGCGGCCTTCGAGCGGAGACAGGGCGAGTCGGTGGTCGCGCAGTTTGTGCGGGTCACCACCGAGCCGGTTCCCGACCTGCGGCGAAGTGAAGTGCCCGCGCTGCTGTGTGTCGCTATCGAATCGGCAATGGCCGGCGATCCCGCGGAGCGGCCCGCGACCGCTCGTGAGTTCGGTGATCGACTCCGGAACATCGAGTTCTCGAGCGGCTTGGCAGTGAACTCGATGGTGCTTCCGGCAAGCGAGGTGACCGGCGGGCCCGAGATCGGTGTCGAACCGGCCCCCACACCACCACCGTTGTCTGTGCAGACGGCGCTTGCGACACCGTTGACCCGCTATCGGCCGCCGGAGCCGTCGCGTCAGCCGGTTCAGCGGCGACGGTTGCTCGACATCCTGCGGCAAGGCGAGCCCCGGCGGTTGGTGCTGATCCACGGGCCTGCCGGGTTCGGGAAGAGCACGCTGGCCGCGCAGTGGGTCGATTCTCTCGCCTCCGACGGCGTCCGCGTCGCCTGGCTCAGCGTGGATCTCGACGACAACAACGTCGTGTGGTTCCTGTCTCATGTCATCGAGGCGATTCGCCGCGTGCACCCTGAGGTGGCGGCAGATCTGGCGCAAATCCTCGAGGAGCGCTCCAGCGATGCGACACAGTACGTGGTGGCCACCCTGATCGACGAGATTCACAACCATGGCGAGACAGTGGCCCTGGTGGTCGACGACTGGCACCGGGTGACGAGCCCGGTCACCGTCGCGGCGATGGAATTCCTGCTCGATCGCGGCTGCCATCACCTGCAGATGATCGTCACCAGCCGCAGTCGCAAAGGGCTGCCGCTGGGCCGGATGCGGGTTCGCGACGAACTCGTCGAGATCGACGCGGCCGGCCTGCGGTTCGACGACGTCGAGACCGCCGCGTTCGTCGCGGGCGTCAACGACTTGTCGCTGGCGGCCGAAGAGATCCAGCACTTGCGCGCATCGACCGAAGGGTGGGCGGCTGCCGTGCAACTGGCGTCGCTGTCGCTGCGCGGACGCGACGATCCGGGCGCGTACATCAGCCAGATCTCCGGACGGCATTACGCCATCGGTGAGTATCTGATGGAGAACGTGATCGACACTCTCGAACCGAACATGCTCGAGTTCATGACGCGGACCTCGGTTCCCGAGCGAATCTCTGGCGAACTCGCCGAAGCGCTGGCCGGCGTGACAGGCGGGCAGGAACTGCTGGAGGAGGTTCGCCAGCGGGATCTGTTCCTGCGCGCCATCGACGACGAACTCCGGTGGTTCCGCTATCACGCGTTGTTCGCCGACTTCCTGCGCCGCCGACTGGTCCAGCAGCATCCCGGTCTGCTAGAGGAATTGCATTCGACGGCGTGCGAGTGGTTCGCCGACCACGGAATGGTCACCGAGGCTGTCGATCACGCACTGGCGGCCAACGCTCCCGACCGTGCCGTGGAACTTGTGGACGCGCATGCCGAGGAGTTGTTGGAAACCGGGCGGATGGCGACCCTGCTCGGGCTCGTGGCCAAGCTGCCCGACTCGCTGACGGTGCAGAATCCGGGGCTGCAGGTGAAGATCGCCTGGGCGAACACCGCCCTGCAGCGCCTGGACGTCGCGACCACTGTGCTCGACCGCGCGGATGCGGTACTAGCGGAGGCACCGGCCGACGATGACCAGAGCAACGAGACCCGCGTCGAATCGGCGCTGGCCCGCACCTGCGCGGCTGTGGTCGTAGACCAACCCGTGCGGGTGCCGGAGTCGGTGCTGGTGCTGGCCCGCGAGCCGCTCCGGCCGTATATGGCGGGGGCAATCGCAATGATGGCGATGGGGTCCGCGCTGCATCGCTTCGAGTTCGATGAGGTGTACCGCTGGCATCGCTGGTTCGAGCCGTACCGAAATCGTGTCCGTGGCCCCTTCGCCGTCATGTACTGCGACTGCGTCGCCGGGATGGCCGCCAGCGAGCAACTCGACCTCGCGGCGGCGGAATCCTATTTCCGGACCGCGCTGAGCCTGGCACTGCAGACCGGCCGGCAGTCGTACTCCACCCGGCTGGCCAGTGCACTACTCGGCGAATTGCTGTACGAGAAGGGGCAATTCATCGAGGCCGAGGAGTTGCTGGATGTCGGGTTGGCCGTCGAGGGCGGTGGGGTGGAGTTCCTGCTGGCGGCCTATGGGACCGGGGCGCGTCTGGCCGGGGTGCGCGGCGATCTCGACACCGCACGGCATCGGCTGGACGAGGGCGCCGCGATCGCGGCGATGGTGCCGATTCTGCGGCTCGCCGCCCGGATGGTCAACGAGCGGATCCGTCTGCTGCTGCCGATCGCCGATATCGATCGTCGAGCCCTCGAGCAACTTGCCCCGTACACCGTGCAGCCTGACGTGGCGTCGGCGGTCGCTTCCGAGCTCGCCCAGGGCTCGGCGATCCGGCTGCTGCTTGCCGAACGCACCAGTGTGGCAGCCGAGCTGGCCTGCCGTCGCGCCGAGCAGCTGGTGCGCGAGATCGCCCGGCAGGACCGGCCGCGCGCGCTGCTGCACGCGGAGCTGCTGCGCGGGTGCTGCCTGTCGGCGACCGGGCAGACGCTTCGCGCGGCCGAGCTACTGGCCCCGGTGCTGAGTCGGTGCGCCGAGCTGAGGCTGGTGCGGCCGGTCGTCGATGCAGGCCACCAGCTGCAGCCCGTTATCGAAACACTGTACGTAACAACGAAATCAGAGACTCCGCCGCCGCAGTTCCTGCGGCAGGTATCGGCAGAGTTCGAGCAGGTGCCACTGAGCTGCGGCCGACAGTCCGAGGACGAACCATCGCAGTAG
- a CDS encoding LysR family transcriptional regulator: MRQARYFVAVAEELHFGRAAERLRMSQPPLSQAIKQTERQLGCELLHRTHRSVALTAAGTVFLQQCRALIRQAEDAEAAVRHAAVGHGGRIRLGAVASAFSWPLPRVLEEFHAEVPGVEIRTQEIDTHEAAAGLLDRTLDCAIVRQTAPVRGTTATTIFVDRFVAALPADHRAADTFEPFDLGELASDSWVWLHRHISPDYHDAMGAMCRAAGFSPIPAHWARSVTSQIAMVDCGLGVTVVPAAAAAAASPSVCFRPLRHGATTIELSAMTRSDPEPLVGRLTELMTRSVAKIEPSHPV; this comes from the coding sequence GTGCGGCAAGCTCGTTATTTTGTTGCGGTGGCCGAAGAACTGCATTTCGGTCGAGCGGCAGAGCGGCTGCGGATGTCACAGCCGCCGCTCTCGCAGGCAATCAAGCAGACCGAACGGCAGCTGGGTTGCGAATTGTTGCACCGCACTCATCGATCGGTCGCCCTCACCGCGGCCGGAACAGTGTTCCTGCAGCAGTGTCGGGCGTTGATCCGCCAAGCTGAGGATGCCGAGGCCGCCGTGCGGCACGCGGCCGTCGGCCATGGTGGTCGGATTCGCCTGGGTGCGGTGGCTTCGGCATTCTCGTGGCCCTTGCCGCGCGTGCTCGAAGAGTTCCACGCTGAGGTGCCGGGCGTCGAGATCCGGACACAGGAGATCGATACGCACGAGGCAGCGGCAGGTCTCCTCGACCGCACGCTCGATTGCGCGATTGTGCGACAGACCGCCCCGGTCCGCGGTACCACGGCGACGACGATATTCGTCGACCGGTTCGTCGCGGCCTTACCTGCCGATCATCGGGCGGCCGACACCTTCGAGCCATTCGATCTGGGCGAGCTGGCAAGTGACTCGTGGGTGTGGCTGCACCGCCACATCTCACCCGACTACCACGATGCGATGGGCGCGATGTGCCGAGCCGCCGGTTTCAGCCCCATCCCGGCGCACTGGGCGCGGTCGGTGACCTCCCAGATCGCCATGGTCGACTGCGGCCTAGGGGTCACGGTGGTACCCGCTGCGGCCGCCGCCGCGGCCAGTCCGTCCGTGTGCTTCCGCCCCTTACGCCACGGGGCTACGACCATCGAGCTGTCCGCAATGACCCGCTCCGACCCCGAACCCCTGGTCGGCCGGCTCACCGAGTTGATGACCCGATCGGTAGCGAAAATCGAACCAAGTCACCCGGTTTGA
- a CDS encoding RraA family protein → MIFRTSYILGGAGFGHWGEVLTVAAQHRGLNGLLIDGGVRDAAELEALRFSVFSRNNSILGTRKDFRGVFERPVTIGGVTIRTGDLIVGDVDGVVALPATDIDRILDRADARVAHEKQIMSQLLNGATTLELYNFGAAGQ, encoded by the coding sequence GTGATATTCAGAACCTCTTACATTCTCGGCGGCGCCGGCTTCGGCCACTGGGGTGAAGTCCTCACCGTCGCCGCCCAACATCGCGGACTGAACGGCCTGTTGATCGACGGCGGCGTCCGCGACGCCGCCGAACTGGAGGCTCTGCGGTTTTCTGTCTTCTCGCGCAACAATTCCATCCTCGGGACGCGCAAGGACTTCCGCGGCGTGTTCGAGCGTCCCGTGACGATCGGCGGTGTAACGATCCGAACCGGCGATCTCATCGTCGGCGATGTCGACGGGGTCGTCGCCCTGCCGGCCACCGACATCGATCGGATCCTCGACCGCGCCGACGCCCGAGTCGCCCACGAGAAGCAGATCATGTCGCAACTGCTGAACGGGGCCACCACACTCGAGCTGTACAACTTCGGCGCGGCAGGACAGTGA
- a CDS encoding aminotransferase class I/II-fold pyridoxal phosphate-dependent enzyme, with product MTDNPIFAVAVKAEALRAQGADAITLAAGEPQAPSSSAVIDAAVDAVRDATAHRYGPAQGDPELRELVATQLAADTALTWTADDIQITLGAKHALFLATHALIGPGDEVLVGAPGWPGHALLTELTP from the coding sequence GTGACCGACAACCCGATCTTCGCCGTCGCCGTCAAAGCCGAAGCCCTCCGCGCACAGGGCGCCGACGCGATCACACTCGCCGCCGGAGAACCACAGGCACCCAGCAGCAGCGCCGTGATCGACGCTGCCGTCGACGCCGTCCGCGACGCCACCGCCCACCGCTACGGGCCCGCGCAGGGCGACCCGGAGCTTCGAGAACTCGTCGCCACCCAACTCGCCGCCGACACCGCTCTCACCTGGACTGCCGACGACATCCAGATAACCCTCGGCGCGAAACACGCGTTGTTTCTCGCTACGCACGCCCTGATCGGCCCCGGCGACGAAGTTTTGGTCGGCGCACCCGGTTGGCCAGGACATGCCCTATTGACTGAACTAACCCCATGA
- a CDS encoding tyrosine-type recombinase/integrase encodes MIESEENTRDLAGLVVPRSGRLIATGEESEPYRLLDSRGAVVAPVEVFLRELLAAGRAAPTLRSYGMDLLRWWRFLQAIDVGWDRATRVEARDFSCWIQLTVKQRRRVDRSDGAGWAKHRAAEVNSVSGKPAPGDGYAPATVAHSETVLRTFYDFHRDAGSGPILNPFPLDPSRRSRRAHAHRNPMDGWPRERVGRYRPKVRHRIPRAIPDHRFNELFAALGSHRDRALVAFWISTGVRASELLGLRHCDVDPGQQLITVVRKGTRACQQVPASADAFVWLRLYQEQLHGQVPQGRIQPVWWTLRRPRRPLKYHAAHRMFERANAVLGSDWTLHDLRHSAAARMARDPQLTLSDVQLVMGHAHLSTTEIYLTPNSDEVIAGVLAHHARTAEQRDKPAPPPPAPGYDPQTLSVLFGRNL; translated from the coding sequence GTGATCGAATCCGAGGAGAACACCCGCGATCTCGCGGGTCTGGTGGTGCCCCGGTCTGGTCGGTTGATAGCCACCGGCGAGGAGTCCGAGCCGTATCGGCTGCTGGACAGCCGCGGGGCGGTGGTCGCCCCGGTGGAGGTATTCCTGCGAGAGTTGCTGGCAGCGGGACGGGCGGCGCCGACGCTGCGCTCATATGGCATGGATCTGTTGCGGTGGTGGCGGTTTCTACAGGCCATCGATGTTGGCTGGGACCGCGCAACTCGGGTCGAGGCCCGCGATTTCAGTTGCTGGATCCAGCTGACGGTGAAGCAGCGCCGTCGGGTCGATCGTTCCGATGGGGCTGGTTGGGCAAAGCATAGGGCAGCAGAAGTCAATTCAGTCAGCGGTAAGCCCGCTCCAGGAGACGGATACGCCCCGGCGACCGTGGCGCATTCGGAGACTGTGCTGCGGACTTTCTACGATTTTCACCGCGATGCCGGAAGTGGGCCGATTCTGAATCCGTTCCCGCTGGATCCGTCGCGGCGGTCCCGTCGGGCGCATGCGCATCGCAATCCGATGGATGGGTGGCCGCGCGAGCGAGTGGGGCGTTATCGGCCGAAGGTTCGGCATCGGATTCCTCGCGCGATTCCTGATCACCGGTTCAACGAGTTGTTCGCGGCGCTGGGGTCGCATCGGGACCGCGCGTTGGTGGCGTTCTGGATCTCGACGGGGGTGCGAGCGTCGGAGCTGCTGGGGCTTCGGCATTGCGACGTCGACCCGGGCCAGCAACTGATCACCGTAGTGCGCAAGGGAACTCGCGCTTGCCAGCAGGTGCCGGCGTCGGCGGATGCGTTCGTTTGGCTGCGGTTGTATCAGGAACAACTACACGGCCAGGTCCCCCAAGGTCGGATCCAGCCGGTGTGGTGGACGCTTCGGCGGCCTCGGCGGCCGTTGAAATATCACGCGGCGCACCGGATGTTCGAGCGCGCCAACGCAGTCCTCGGCTCGGACTGGACCTTGCACGATCTCAGGCATTCGGCCGCGGCCAGAATGGCCCGCGACCCGCAGCTGACGTTGAGCGACGTGCAGCTGGTCATGGGACATGCGCACCTGTCCACCACCGAAATCTACCTGACCCCGAACAGCGACGAGGTGATCGCCGGAGTCCTGGCCCATCATGCCCGCACCGCCGAACAGCGCGACAAACCGGCGCCACCAC